From the Candidatus Krumholzibacteriota bacterium genome, one window contains:
- a CDS encoding asparagine synthase-related protein, whose amino-acid sequence MIKEISARELDPEDFIINKVKEIRDAVGDDIAINALSGGVDSSTVTMLGSRALGDRMETVFIENGLMREGESEQVARLFKKSGIKVEIVDARSEFLAALEGVTDPEEKREVITQTFYKVVFGRIVDETGAKCLLQGTILTDIDETLAGIKRQHNVCKQMGIDPQEDFGYKIIEPLIQLRKDGVRKVGSALGLPAELFERIPFPGPALAARVIGEVTRDRVETVRKATKVVEKILRDTGAFQYMAILHQDRVTGMRDGERDFGQQIEIRCWESKDARTGSPTWLHFETLEKLAEEITRSVPGVVSVTYNITSKPPSTIEAI is encoded by the coding sequence ATGATTAAGGAAATTTCCGCCCGGGAGCTTGATCCCGAAGATTTTATAATAAATAAGGTCAAGGAGATAAGAGATGCTGTTGGTGATGATATCGCGATCAACGCTCTTTCAGGCGGCGTCGATTCTTCTACCGTTACCATGCTTGGCAGCAGAGCTCTGGGGGATCGGATGGAAACCGTCTTTATCGAGAACGGACTTATGAGGGAAGGGGAATCTGAACAAGTCGCGAGACTTTTCAAGAAATCAGGAATAAAAGTTGAAATAGTTGACGCCAGGAGTGAGTTTTTAGCAGCGCTTGAAGGTGTCACCGATCCCGAGGAGAAGCGTGAGGTTATAACTCAGACTTTCTACAAAGTTGTTTTTGGGCGCATAGTGGATGAGACGGGTGCCAAATGTCTTCTCCAGGGTACCATTTTGACAGATATAGACGAGACTCTGGCCGGAATCAAAAGACAGCATAACGTTTGCAAACAAATGGGAATTGACCCGCAGGAGGATTTCGGCTATAAAATCATCGAGCCGCTGATTCAGCTTCGCAAGGACGGTGTGAGGAAAGTGGGAAGTGCTCTCGGGCTGCCGGCTGAACTCTTCGAGCGTATACCTTTCCCCGGACCCGCGCTTGCGGCGCGCGTGATAGGCGAGGTAACGCGGGATCGTGTTGAAACGGTTAGAAAAGCTACGAAGGTTGTTGAAAAGATTCTGAGAGACACGGGGGCATTTCAGTATATGGCGATTCTTCATCAGGACCGCGTAACCGGCATGAGAGACGGTGAGAGAGATTTCGGCCAGCAGATTGAGATACGCTGCTGGGAGAGCAAAGACGCGCGAACCGGAAGTCCCACATGGCTGCACTTCGAAACTCTTGAAAAGCTGGCCGAAGAGATTACTCGCTCCGTGCCCGGAGTTGTAAGTGTTACATACAATATAACTTCTAAACCTCCTTCCACTATCGAGGCGATCTGA
- a CDS encoding YfcC family protein, with the protein MKKIPNVFVIVFTLIVISAALTWVLPGGEYDRMEKEVKGVKRTVIVEDTFRKTESDPQGLEIFTAPIKGFLKLSEIIAFIFIVGGAFYMLNETGSITAGIGKLVNALKGREFLVIPIVMTIFSLFGAVFGMCEEAMPFVLIFVPLAISLGYDSIVGVCLTFLAAGVGFAGAFINPFTLQIAQGLSGIKPLSGMGYRLIIWFIVTGFTIAWVMVYAARIKKSPEKSVMYELDREKRKELKEKQESIREFTWRHSACLLILLLGIIFMILGVIVFQWYIKEIAGLFLAMGLASAVISGQSMNSIADSFIKGCKDMVSAALVVGFVGGIIVILEQGGIMDTILYYMAQSVSGLPRMAAADFQYIIQLAFNFFIPSGSTKAALTMPVMAPLADLSGITRQTAILAYQLGDGFTNMIIPTSGVTVGTLAMAKIPYEKWFRWNFLMQICFFIISLLLLVWPVLSGWN; encoded by the coding sequence ATGAAAAAAATACCGAATGTTTTTGTGATAGTCTTTACCCTGATTGTTATCTCAGCGGCATTGACCTGGGTCCTGCCCGGCGGAGAATACGACAGGATGGAAAAGGAAGTAAAAGGTGTGAAGCGGACGGTTATCGTGGAGGATACTTTCAGAAAAACAGAATCGGATCCGCAGGGACTTGAAATATTTACCGCCCCGATAAAAGGATTCCTGAAACTCAGTGAGATAATCGCCTTCATATTTATAGTCGGAGGCGCTTTCTATATGCTCAATGAAACCGGATCGATTACCGCCGGAATCGGGAAACTCGTAAACGCGCTCAAGGGCAGGGAATTTCTCGTTATTCCGATTGTTATGACTATTTTCTCCCTTTTCGGAGCCGTGTTCGGTATGTGCGAGGAGGCAATGCCTTTTGTTCTGATCTTCGTTCCTCTCGCTATAAGTCTCGGTTACGATTCCATAGTGGGGGTCTGTTTGACATTTCTAGCCGCGGGAGTGGGGTTCGCCGGAGCTTTCATTAATCCTTTCACCCTTCAGATCGCCCAGGGCCTTTCCGGAATCAAACCACTTTCCGGAATGGGGTACCGGTTGATTATATGGTTTATCGTTACCGGATTTACTATTGCCTGGGTGATGGTTTACGCGGCAAGGATAAAGAAATCCCCTGAAAAAAGCGTTATGTACGAACTTGACCGGGAAAAACGAAAAGAACTCAAGGAAAAGCAGGAATCGATAAGGGAATTCACCTGGAGGCACAGCGCCTGTCTGCTTATACTGCTTCTCGGCATAATCTTTATGATATTAGGCGTGATTGTTTTTCAGTGGTATATAAAGGAGATAGCCGGATTGTTTCTCGCGATGGGACTCGCAAGCGCTGTTATTTCGGGACAGAGTATGAACAGCATAGCCGATTCATTTATTAAGGGGTGCAAAGATATGGTGTCGGCCGCTCTTGTCGTGGGATTTGTAGGAGGAATCATAGTTATCCTCGAACAGGGCGGTATTATGGACACTATTCTGTACTATATGGCACAGTCAGTCTCGGGATTACCCAGAATGGCGGCTGCCGATTTTCAGTATATAATCCAGCTCGCCTTCAATTTCTTTATACCGAGCGGTTCGACCAAGGCGGCTCTTACGATGCCTGTTATGGCTCCGCTGGCGGATCTCTCGGGGATAACAAGACAGACCGCCATCCTTGCCTATCAACTGGGAGACGGATTCACAAACATGATAATTCCCACATCGGGCGTAACTGTCGGAACTCTGGCTATGGCGAAGATTCCATACGAGAAGTGGTTCAGGTGGAATTTTCTCATGCAGATATGCTTCTTTATTATATCCCTTCTTCTTCTGGTATGGCCTGTTCTTTCCGGCTGGAATTGA
- a CDS encoding flavin reductase family protein, which yields MSGGKYIETANPHRLLTPGSVLLITAGDGKEDNIFSVAWNMPLRKKPPMVAILSGKGHYTYGFIKKTGEFGINIPDIGLAESVIYCGKNSGRDVRDKFKEAGLSRVEAKEISAPMVAEAAARIECRISQVVDMGYSSLLIADILRAQVREDAYSNGKWDFSGRLELIHHIGGAEFAVSGRSIETPE from the coding sequence ATGTCAGGCGGCAAATACATTGAAACGGCTAATCCTCACAGACTGCTGACTCCCGGGTCAGTTCTTCTTATCACAGCCGGAGACGGAAAAGAGGATAATATCTTCTCTGTAGCCTGGAACATGCCCCTCAGGAAAAAACCTCCCATGGTCGCTATACTCAGTGGAAAAGGCCATTACACATACGGCTTCATAAAAAAGACAGGGGAATTCGGTATCAACATACCGGATATTGGACTGGCAGAGTCGGTTATCTACTGCGGCAAGAACAGCGGAAGGGATGTGCGGGACAAATTCAAAGAAGCCGGACTCAGCAGAGTTGAAGCAAAAGAGATTTCAGCGCCCATGGTGGCCGAAGCCGCGGCCAGGATAGAATGCAGAATCTCACAGGTCGTCGATATGGGATACAGCTCCCTTCTGATAGCGGATATACTCCGGGCCCAGGTACGGGAAGATGCCTACTCAAACGGAAAATGGGATTTCAGCGGCCGGCTCGAACTGATTCACCATATCGGGGGAGCTGAATTCGCCGTCAGCGGAAGATCTATTGAAACTCCTGAATAG
- a CDS encoding DUF362 domain-containing protein — translation MGNKITRREFIAATGSFALALSYPEIIFGRKKARSNVFFSKKSSPEGVLEVFDKIEEHVKGKVAIKVHFGEEGNKNYIEPHMLKPLAQKLDATLIETSVLYVSKWRNDKESHIQLAKNHGFDFAPIDIIDAEGDKEIPVDGKHYKKIITGSHIDNYDTIVFFTHFKGHGMSGFGGAIKNASMGMGSVAGKMAMHASTIPKYDPSKCIQCGACVNNCPGGAITIEPLKIDPEKCIGCGSCLTICPVGAFDVPWGSTKNNVFMERLCEYAKGICEAKNAVFINVAANISKDCDCAGWAKKPFMEDVGVLASTDIVAVEKASLDMVNKAYGSEDTFLKVNSVSGNHQINYASEIKMGNINYDLKNV, via the coding sequence ATGGGTAATAAGATCACTCGTCGGGAATTCATCGCGGCAACCGGTTCTTTCGCGCTCGCGCTGTCATATCCCGAAATCATCTTTGGCCGGAAAAAAGCAAGATCTAATGTATTCTTCAGCAAAAAAAGTTCACCTGAAGGCGTTTTAGAGGTTTTCGACAAAATTGAAGAACACGTAAAGGGGAAAGTCGCGATCAAGGTTCACTTTGGCGAAGAAGGAAACAAGAATTACATCGAACCACACATGCTAAAACCCCTCGCTCAAAAACTAGACGCCACCTTGATAGAAACGAGTGTGTTATATGTCAGCAAATGGCGGAATGACAAAGAAAGCCATATCCAGCTGGCAAAAAATCACGGATTTGATTTCGCGCCCATAGACATCATTGACGCCGAAGGCGACAAGGAAATTCCCGTTGACGGCAAACACTACAAAAAGATTATTACGGGCAGCCATATTGATAATTACGACACCATCGTATTTTTCACGCACTTCAAAGGTCACGGCATGTCGGGTTTCGGCGGCGCTATCAAAAACGCGTCAATGGGCATGGGATCTGTAGCCGGAAAAATGGCAATGCACGCTTCTACAATCCCAAAATATGATCCGTCAAAATGTATCCAGTGCGGGGCATGCGTTAATAATTGTCCGGGCGGAGCAATCACAATCGAACCCCTCAAAATCGATCCCGAAAAGTGCATCGGATGCGGCAGCTGTCTTACTATCTGCCCCGTAGGGGCTTTTGATGTACCCTGGGGCAGCACAAAAAACAACGTTTTCATGGAGCGGTTATGTGAATATGCCAAGGGTATTTGCGAAGCTAAGAACGCGGTATTTATAAATGTGGCGGCTAATATTTCCAAGGATTGTGATTGTGCCGGATGGGCAAAAAAACCCTTCATGGAGGATGTAGGTGTTCTGGCATCCACGGACATTGTGGCTGTCGAAAAAGCCAGCTTGGATATGGTAAATAAGGCATACGGCTCTGAAGATACGTTTCTAAAGGTAAATTCTGTGAGCGGTAATCATCAGATCAATTATGCCAGTGAGATAAAAATGGGGAATATTAACTACGATTTAAAAAATGTTTGA
- a CDS encoding DUF4405 domain-containing protein produces the protein MKQPLTHLYKTGNILIPVFILFILIINGPLNGTEWNNCPFGRKNEPFPGTCCKYIDTDNDSICDLSQIPPEDRITANDVQNNADTQEETKEVINYYFIPIALTLTLIYFITLSLENKGKIKRSKHRKIWNILLLITFLVSGITGAVLAILVSYGITFSFYYDLLFWHVEFGIAMFVISLFHIIWHWKYFIHLKGRDKMLSFIL, from the coding sequence ATGAAACAGCCTCTTACACATCTATATAAAACCGGGAATATATTAATACCCGTTTTTATACTTTTTATTTTAATAATTAACGGGCCGTTGAACGGAACTGAATGGAATAATTGTCCATTTGGGAGGAAAAACGAACCCTTTCCCGGAACATGTTGTAAATACATCGATACAGACAACGACAGCATCTGTGATTTGTCACAAATCCCGCCGGAAGATAGAATAACCGCAAATGACGTTCAGAATAACGCTGACACTCAAGAGGAAACGAAAGAAGTGATAAATTATTATTTTATCCCCATAGCTCTGACTTTGACTTTAATTTATTTTATCACTCTGTCTCTCGAAAATAAGGGAAAAATCAAACGGTCAAAACACAGAAAGATCTGGAATATTCTCTTATTAATCACTTTCCTTGTATCCGGTATTACTGGCGCTGTTCTGGCTATTCTGGTAAGCTACGGAATTACATTCTCGTTCTATTACGATTTGTTGTTCTGGCACGTTGAGTTTGGCATTGCAATGTTTGTAATTTCCCTGTTTCATATAATATGGCACTGGAAATATTTTATACACCTTAAGGGAAGGGACAAAATGTTATCTTTCATTCTTTGA
- a CDS encoding S46 family peptidase: protein MRFKAVVSVLALFVLLAAFPVSAEEGMWQLDKIGDNLFEQMKDLGLELSRDEIYMPEGGGIASAIVDLGGGTGSFVSGKGLILTNHHVAFAALQRSSSTESNFIEKGFYADSYDREIKAPGYRASVLLSIEDVSDEVLGAAKGLEGVERYEAIENKTKALVKKAEEGKDVKCRVSSFYGGMLYKLFTYFTMKDVRIVYAPPKSIGNYGGDIDNWMWPRHTGDFSFFRAYVAPDGSSAEYSEENVPFEPDVHLTISTEGYEKDDYTMIIGFPGSTMRYRSSYSVGSNQNWSYPLRIKVFGEMIDLFKKAAKEKPAAAIKVASFDQMLNNAMKNYKGMLEGFKKAGLLDLKVKEEKQFKEWLNGNKKMKKKYGDLLPSIESLYKEQETYREKSFVMGLASFGCQMLRAANILVRWSEEKTKDDLERDPGYMERDTTKLKTGLRTIQMSYDEGVDKKVLKYFLAKSRELPEEQRVEAFDSLLAAADGSDPESRINDAVEKLYEKTDLGKVNERLRVFELSRREVLESEDPFIRLALSLAPERREMEKRGKKFSGEISTLRPRLIKAYRKFKGGASYPDANSTIRLTFGTVRGYSPSEDINYGYVTSLSGVVEKHTGEAPFDCPEKLREISKAGDYGKYEDESLGDVPVDFLSTCDITGGNSGSPIMNGKGELIGAAFDGNYESISADYLFDEDLTRCISVDSRYILFILDRYSGADKLLEELTIH from the coding sequence ATGAGGTTTAAAGCGGTTGTATCTGTATTGGCGCTTTTTGTTCTTCTTGCCGCTTTCCCTGTCTCAGCCGAAGAAGGTATGTGGCAGCTCGATAAAATAGGCGATAATCTCTTCGAGCAGATGAAAGATCTGGGTCTTGAGCTTTCGCGGGATGAAATCTATATGCCTGAAGGTGGTGGAATTGCTTCCGCTATAGTCGATCTTGGCGGAGGAACCGGTTCATTTGTTTCCGGCAAGGGATTGATTCTAACCAATCATCATGTGGCTTTTGCGGCTCTTCAGAGGTCGAGTTCAACGGAGAGCAATTTCATAGAAAAAGGTTTTTACGCGGATTCATACGACAGAGAAATCAAAGCCCCCGGTTATAGGGCGTCCGTTCTGCTTTCTATTGAAGATGTATCCGATGAAGTGCTCGGCGCGGCGAAGGGGCTTGAAGGTGTTGAAAGGTACGAAGCTATCGAAAACAAGACAAAAGCGCTTGTCAAGAAAGCTGAAGAAGGAAAAGACGTAAAGTGCCGAGTTTCGAGTTTCTACGGAGGAATGCTCTATAAACTCTTTACCTATTTTACCATGAAGGATGTAAGGATCGTTTATGCTCCTCCGAAATCGATCGGGAATTACGGAGGCGATATTGATAACTGGATGTGGCCCAGGCACACGGGTGATTTCTCGTTCTTCAGGGCTTATGTCGCTCCTGACGGAAGTTCCGCGGAATATTCCGAGGAGAATGTTCCTTTCGAGCCCGACGTTCATCTTACTATTTCAACAGAGGGGTACGAGAAGGATGACTATACGATGATAATAGGTTTTCCCGGAAGTACGATGCGTTACCGTTCATCATATTCGGTGGGGTCCAATCAGAACTGGAGCTATCCTCTAAGGATAAAAGTCTTCGGCGAAATGATAGATCTATTCAAGAAAGCGGCGAAGGAAAAACCCGCCGCGGCTATAAAAGTGGCTTCCTTTGATCAGATGCTGAATAACGCGATGAAGAATTACAAGGGTATGCTGGAGGGTTTCAAAAAAGCCGGCCTTCTTGACTTGAAGGTTAAGGAAGAAAAGCAGTTCAAGGAATGGCTGAACGGGAACAAGAAAATGAAAAAGAAATACGGCGATCTTCTCCCATCCATAGAGTCTCTTTACAAGGAACAGGAAACTTACCGTGAAAAGAGTTTTGTCATGGGACTTGCCAGTTTCGGGTGTCAGATGCTCAGGGCCGCCAACATACTTGTAAGATGGAGTGAGGAAAAAACCAAGGATGACCTGGAGAGAGATCCCGGATATATGGAGAGGGATACCACAAAACTTAAAACCGGTCTCAGAACCATCCAGATGAGTTATGATGAAGGTGTGGATAAAAAGGTTCTTAAGTATTTTCTGGCAAAATCCCGGGAGCTTCCCGAAGAGCAGAGAGTAGAGGCATTCGACAGTTTACTGGCGGCAGCGGACGGCAGTGATCCTGAAAGCAGGATTAATGACGCTGTAGAAAAGCTCTACGAGAAAACCGATCTCGGTAAAGTAAATGAAAGGCTGCGTGTTTTTGAACTCTCACGCCGGGAAGTTTTAGAGTCTGAAGATCCCTTCATCAGGTTGGCGCTGAGCCTTGCCCCTGAAAGAAGGGAGATGGAAAAGCGCGGCAAGAAATTCAGCGGTGAGATATCAACTCTGAGACCTAGGTTGATAAAAGCATACAGAAAGTTCAAGGGCGGAGCTTCCTATCCGGACGCGAACAGCACGATTCGCCTTACCTTTGGAACTGTAAGGGGATATTCACCCTCAGAAGATATTAATTACGGTTACGTTACTTCCCTCAGCGGTGTTGTTGAAAAACATACCGGGGAAGCGCCCTTTGACTGTCCGGAGAAACTGCGCGAGATCAGCAAGGCGGGGGATTACGGAAAGTATGAGGACGAATCACTCGGGGATGTGCCCGTTGATTTCCTTTCAACCTGTGATATAACGGGAGGAAACTCCGGAAGCCCCATAATGAACGGTAAGGGAGAATTAATAGGCGCGGCTTTTGACGGAAATTACGAAAGTATATCCGCCGATTACCTTTTTGACGAGGATCTGACAAGATGTATAAGTGTGGATTCACGTTACATTCTTTTCATTCTCGACAGGTACAGTGGAGCGGATAAACTTCTTGAGGAGCTAACGATACACTAA
- a CDS encoding DMT family transporter yields the protein MGEFFALLCALIWGLAVICFKRSGESVSPFALTLFRVGVTSFLLVLTVKITGEKIWNNAPPQDYLILFASGVIAIAVSDTMFHHALNEIGAGLMAIMDCFYSPSVILFAFLLLGEGIGIPQFAGMFLVFTAIFVSSRHKPPPGKSRRELIIGLLWGVGAMVTLGFGVVIAKPVLSRSSLIWATAVRQLGSLFVLIPAALISGKRKKYFSVFKPSASWKFSLPGTILGSYLALIFWLGGMKYTKAGTAAILNQTSTIYVIIFAAIFLDEPFTKRKFVSVVLAFAGILLVSFG from the coding sequence ATGGGGGAATTCTTCGCGTTATTATGCGCTTTAATATGGGGACTTGCCGTAATATGCTTCAAAAGGTCGGGAGAGAGCGTGTCCCCGTTCGCTCTTACTCTATTCCGTGTGGGTGTGACAAGTTTTCTTCTTGTTCTTACCGTTAAGATCACGGGAGAAAAGATATGGAACAACGCTCCTCCCCAAGATTATCTGATTCTCTTTGCCAGCGGTGTTATAGCTATCGCGGTATCTGACACTATGTTTCATCACGCTCTTAATGAAATCGGCGCCGGGCTTATGGCCATTATGGATTGTTTCTATTCCCCCTCAGTTATATTATTTGCCTTTCTGCTTCTGGGGGAAGGAATAGGAATTCCTCAATTTGCGGGAATGTTTCTTGTCTTTACGGCCATATTTGTTTCTTCCAGGCATAAGCCGCCTCCGGGAAAATCCAGGCGGGAGTTGATAATTGGACTCCTCTGGGGAGTGGGAGCCATGGTGACACTCGGATTCGGAGTTGTAATAGCAAAACCGGTGCTTTCAAGGTCATCGCTCATATGGGCAACCGCGGTCAGGCAACTGGGAAGTCTGTTTGTTCTTATTCCTGCGGCTCTTATTTCAGGGAAGAGGAAGAAATACTTTTCCGTTTTCAAACCTTCGGCGAGCTGGAAATTTTCTCTCCCCGGAACAATTCTCGGATCGTATCTGGCTCTTATTTTCTGGTTGGGTGGAATGAAATATACCAAAGCGGGAACAGCAGCGATACTCAATCAGACCAGCACGATATATGTAATCATCTTCGCGGCCATATTTCTGGATGAACCTTTTACAAAGCGCAAATTTGTCTCGGTGGTACTGGCATTTGCCGGTATACTGCTTGTGAGTTTTGGTTAA
- a CDS encoding reductive dehalogenase domain-containing protein, with product MIEILNLIAMAGVGLFFFSLGVTSLVEKEFRAALLSVAFLISGILLWLLLDQFSDIGWIGVFNAAGLAFLAVFGIVSLLGFFPGSGEERDISRAVSYDERDNMFSRSNLWNHPHLMKEYYKDKPRLKEIDGEIRGKPGFGSSKHTYFDYYSTPCFIAAFEYLEKTIPASRGVPAQEKKKIDKKKFTKAITEIAEFYGASDVGFTSLKGYHLYSHKGRHADGWGEEITNTHKTAIVIVAPMNVEMFKKAPSNAVIQESARKYVEVAKISNLVAGYIREFGYQARAHNDANYETLCVPLAVDAGLGELGRLGLLVHKRYGPSVRLAVVTTELELPESRRKNFHIESFCKICKKCSDNCPTGSISGGSEPESRGFKHWSIDQEKCFSYWRKIGSDCGICLAVCPYSKPDNFMHRLVRFYISRNILNQRIALFFDDLMYGRKKKKPKKNPDKIFLSR from the coding sequence ATGATTGAGATACTGAATCTCATCGCAATGGCTGGTGTAGGATTATTCTTCTTCTCTCTCGGAGTTACTTCTCTCGTCGAGAAAGAATTCAGAGCCGCTCTCTTAAGCGTCGCGTTTTTAATATCCGGCATCCTTCTCTGGTTGCTTTTAGATCAATTTTCAGATATTGGATGGATCGGGGTGTTCAATGCCGCGGGGCTCGCCTTCCTGGCGGTTTTCGGGATTGTTTCCCTCTTGGGATTTTTCCCCGGATCCGGTGAAGAAAGAGATATCTCACGGGCGGTTAGCTACGATGAACGCGACAACATGTTTTCAAGAAGTAATTTGTGGAATCATCCTCATCTGATGAAAGAATACTATAAAGATAAACCTCGTTTAAAGGAGATAGACGGGGAAATCCGCGGCAAGCCCGGTTTTGGGTCCAGTAAGCATACATATTTTGATTATTACTCGACCCCGTGTTTTATTGCCGCTTTTGAGTATCTCGAGAAAACAATTCCCGCTTCAAGGGGTGTGCCGGCACAAGAGAAAAAGAAGATAGATAAAAAGAAATTTACTAAAGCGATAACTGAAATAGCAGAGTTCTACGGCGCTTCCGACGTGGGATTTACGTCCCTTAAGGGGTATCATCTCTATAGTCATAAAGGTCGGCACGCGGACGGCTGGGGAGAAGAGATAACAAATACGCATAAAACGGCTATAGTAATTGTCGCGCCAATGAATGTCGAGATGTTTAAAAAAGCGCCTTCCAACGCGGTGATTCAGGAATCCGCCCGAAAATATGTGGAAGTTGCAAAGATATCGAATTTGGTTGCCGGTTATATCCGCGAATTTGGATACCAGGCCAGGGCGCATAATGACGCGAATTATGAGACCCTGTGCGTTCCGCTCGCGGTTGACGCGGGGCTGGGCGAATTGGGGAGACTCGGTCTGCTTGTTCATAAAAGGTATGGGCCAAGTGTAAGACTCGCGGTAGTAACTACCGAACTGGAACTGCCGGAGTCGCGAAGGAAGAATTTTCATATCGAGAGTTTCTGTAAAATCTGCAAAAAGTGCTCTGATAATTGTCCTACCGGATCTATAAGCGGGGGGAGTGAGCCGGAGAGCAGGGGGTTTAAGCACTGGTCAATTGATCAGGAAAAGTGCTTTTCTTACTGGAGAAAAATCGGTTCTGACTGCGGAATCTGCCTCGCAGTTTGTCCGTATTCAAAACCTGACAATTTTATGCACAGGCTGGTTCGTTTTTATATATCGCGTAATATATTGAACCAGAGAATCGCGCTCTTTTTTGATGATTTGATGTACGGGCGGAAAAAGAAAAAGCCGAAGAAGAATCCGGATAAAATATTTCTCAGCAGATAA
- a CDS encoding MoxR family ATPase, translating to MAIDVKQIGEKVKKESAVLERIRTEFSRVIVGQEYLIDRLMIGLLCNNHVLIEGVPGLAKTLAVTTLSRTIHASFQRIQFTPDLLPADLLGTLIYNPQSGEFTTKKGPIFANIILADEINRAPAKVQSALLEAMQERHITIGSESHLLDDPFMVLATQNPIEQEGTYPLPEAQVDRFMLKLKVSYPNRKQEKEILRKMAGSSPDTDVDAVIEPSDIKRLRKLNDEIYMDEKIEDYILDIVQATRNPEEYGLKISDLIQYGASPRATLFLAMASRAHAFLRGRGYVTPQDVKSIGMDVLRHRVIITYEAEAEEKVPEDIVSLIFDNVPVP from the coding sequence ATGGCGATTGACGTTAAGCAGATCGGGGAAAAGGTTAAGAAGGAAAGCGCTGTTTTAGAAAGGATCAGAACTGAATTTTCCAGAGTCATTGTAGGCCAGGAGTATCTGATCGACCGTCTGATGATAGGGCTTTTGTGTAATAATCACGTTCTTATCGAAGGTGTGCCGGGGCTCGCGAAAACGCTCGCTGTCACTACTCTTTCAAGAACGATTCACGCCTCTTTTCAGAGGATACAGTTTACTCCTGATCTCCTTCCGGCGGATCTGCTCGGAACTCTCATATACAATCCGCAGTCAGGTGAATTTACAACTAAAAAAGGACCTATTTTCGCTAATATCATACTCGCGGATGAGATAAACCGAGCGCCGGCGAAAGTGCAGAGCGCCCTTTTGGAAGCTATGCAGGAAAGACATATCACTATAGGGAGCGAAAGCCACCTGCTTGACGACCCCTTTATGGTACTTGCCACACAAAACCCGATCGAGCAGGAGGGCACGTATCCCCTTCCGGAAGCTCAAGTGGACAGGTTTATGCTGAAATTGAAAGTCAGTTATCCCAATAGAAAACAGGAGAAAGAGATTTTAAGGAAGATGGCCGGCTCATCGCCTGACACAGATGTTGACGCGGTTATCGAACCTTCCGATATAAAGAGACTCAGGAAATTAAATGACGAGATTTATATGGATGAAAAGATCGAAGATTATATCCTGGATATAGTCCAGGCGACGAGAAATCCCGAGGAGTACGGTCTCAAAATAAGCGATCTGATTCAGTACGGAGCTTCTCCTCGCGCCACTCTGTTTCTTGCTATGGCTTCGAGAGCGCACGCGTTTCTTCGCGGAAGGGGGTATGTTACTCCGCAGGACGTGAAGTCAATAGGCATGGATGTTTTAAGACACAGAGTGATAATTACTTATGAAGCTGAAGCTGAAGAGAAAGTCCCGGAGGACATTGTAAGTTTGATCTTTGATAATGTTCCCGTCCCTTAA